The following proteins come from a genomic window of Sorex araneus isolate mSorAra2 chromosome 1, mSorAra2.pri, whole genome shotgun sequence:
- the CDKN2AIP gene encoding CDKN2A-interacting protein isoform X2, with the protein MAQDVAEYLRQKPRAAAWVEALRGDGETDKHWRHRREFLLRNAGELLPGDEAAADAESGDRGRQLQQLVSFSMAWANHVFLGCRYPQKVMDKILSMAEGIKVTDAPIHTTRDELVAKKG; encoded by the exons ATGGCGCAGGACGTGGCCGAGTACCTGAGGCAGAAGCCGCGCGCGGCCGCCTGGGTGGAGGCGCTGCGCGGCGACGGCGAGACTGACAAGCACTGGCGCCACCGCCGCGAGTTCCTGCTCCGCAACGCCGGCGAGCTGCTGCCCGGCGACGAGGCCGCGGCCGACGCCGAGAGCGGGGACCGCGGCCGGCAGCTGCAGCAGCTCGTCTCCTTCTCCATGGCCTGGGCCAATCACGTCTTCCTGGGGTGCCG GTACCCTCAAAAAGTTATGGATAAAATACTTAGTATGGCTGAAGGCATCAAAGTGACAGATGCGCCAATCCATACCACCCGAGACGAACTGGTTGCCAAG aagGGGTAG
- the CDKN2AIP gene encoding CDKN2A-interacting protein isoform X1: MAQDVAEYLRQKPRAAAWVEALRGDGETDKHWRHRREFLLRNAGELLPGDEAAADAESGDRGRQLQQLVSFSMAWANHVFLGCRYPQKVMDKILSMAEGIKVTDAPIHTTRDELVAKVKKRGISSSNEGVEETLKKRILEGKGVSAVEQDHAKISAKTECASAPQENSSTSAKIERSGNSAQSGSSGRQNSSTSDGECAGASASTSGSSQVTAGSGKADSEAPAKLGAAAIVCSLLKSSVNSHTSQPSDSRPGSGSPKRSALEGSSLATSSSLSEVEVPLLGASGRAEVELPLLSSKPNPETASSGLVAKPSSEASAASSSVSKNSSSSSTSLLTPKSIPSTNPLLTSKSTSQVAASLLASKSSSQASGSLVSKSTTLASVSQLASKSSSQTTSTSQLPSKSTSQPSESSVRFSCCKLTNEDVKQKQPFFNRLYKTVAWKLVAVGGFSPTVNHGELLNAAIEALKATLDVFFVPLKELADLPQNKSSQESIVCELRCKSVYLGTGCGKSKENAKAVASREALKLFLKKKVVVKICKRKYRGSEIEDLVLLDEESRPVNLPPALKHPQELL; the protein is encoded by the exons ATGGCGCAGGACGTGGCCGAGTACCTGAGGCAGAAGCCGCGCGCGGCCGCCTGGGTGGAGGCGCTGCGCGGCGACGGCGAGACTGACAAGCACTGGCGCCACCGCCGCGAGTTCCTGCTCCGCAACGCCGGCGAGCTGCTGCCCGGCGACGAGGCCGCGGCCGACGCCGAGAGCGGGGACCGCGGCCGGCAGCTGCAGCAGCTCGTCTCCTTCTCCATGGCCTGGGCCAATCACGTCTTCCTGGGGTGCCG GTACCCTCAAAAAGTTATGGATAAAATACTTAGTATGGCTGAAGGCATCAAAGTGACAGATGCGCCAATCCATACCACCCGAGACGAACTGGTTGCCAAGGTGAAGAAAAGAGGGATATCGAGTAGCAATG aagGGGTAGAAGAGACATTGAAGAAACGAATTTTAGAAGGAAAAGGTGTTTCTGCGGTTGAGCAGGACCACGCAAAAATTTCTGCCAAAACAGAATGTGCATCAGCCCCTCAGGAAAACAGCTCAACCTCTGCCAAAATAGAGCGGAGCGGGAACTCGGCTCAGAGCGGCAGCTCAGGGCGGCAGAATAGCTCTACAAGTGATGGGGAGTGTGCCGGGGCCAGCGCGAGCACCAGCGGGTCCTCTCAGGTAACAGCAGGGTCTGGGAAAGCTGACTCCGAAGCCCCAGCCAAGCTTGGAGCGGCAGCGATTGTCTGTTCCTTGTTGAAATCCAGTGTGAATAGTCACACGAGCCAGCCCAGTGATTCCAGGCCAGGAAGTGGATCTCCAAAAAGGAGTGCTCTGGAGGGGTCTTCCCTGGCCACCTCCTCAAGCCTGTCTGAGGTAGAGGTGCCCTTGCTGGGGGCCTCGGGGCGTGCAGAAGTGGAGCTGCCGCTGTTGTCTTCTAAGCCTAATCCAGAGACTGCTTCCAGTGGGTTAGTTGCCAAACCTAGTTCAGAGGCAAGTGCTGCATCGTCGTCAGTTTCTAAAAACAGTTCCTCATCCAGCACATCGCTGCTAACCCCCAAGAGCATCCCCTCAACCAATCCGCTACTGACTTCCAAAAGCACTTCCCAGGTAGCTGCTTCGCTGTTAGCTTCAAAGAGCAGCTCCCAGGCCAGTGGCTCTCTGGTTTCCAAAAGCACTACTTTAGCAAGTGTGTCTCAGCTGGCTTCGAAGAGTAGCTCTCAGACTACTAGCACATCACAGTTGCCTTCCAAAAGTACTTCACAACCCAGTGAGAGTTCTGTCAGATTTTCTTGTTGCAAGTTAACCAATGAAGATGTGAAGCAGAAGCAACCTTTTTTTAATAGACTGTATAAAACTGTGGCGTGGAAGTTGGTGGCTGTCGGTGGCTTTAGCCCCACTGTGAATCATGGTGAGCTCCTAAATGCAGCTATTGAGGCTTTGAAAGCAACACTGGATGTGTTTTTTGTCCCACTGAAAGAACTAGCAGACCTGCCTCAGAATAAGAGTTCTCAAGAAAGTATTGTTTGTGAGTTGAGGTGCAAGTCTGTGTACTTGGGCACTGGCTGTggaaagagcaaagaaaatgcaaaagcaGTTGCATCAAGAGAAGCATTGAAGTTGTTTCTCAAGAAAAAGGTAGTAGTAAAAATATGTAAGCGGAAATACAGAGGCAGTGAAATAGAAGACCTAGTACTCCTGGATGAAGAATCGAGGCCTGTCAACTTACCTCCAGCACTAAAGCATCCTCAGGAGTTACTATAA